In a genomic window of Streptomyces katrae:
- a CDS encoding sigma-70 family RNA polymerase sigma factor, which translates to MNDGGPEESGGAVGLPSRRRQPTPMSQWDPTARLSYWAFHSNRRPAYMRFAYLQLGSDADAEDAVDATFDSIMHEWLRMLHMDRLDAYAWTVLKQRIVDWQQRRDPRLRRPEPMDISAFEAALKEEHPDQYEVLTDTIRFYQAVSRLAERQRDTVMLRYGLQCTPGEAAAVMGVDEATVRSQLGQAHRRLARLLDTAPES; encoded by the coding sequence GTGAACGATGGCGGACCGGAGGAGTCCGGCGGGGCCGTGGGACTGCCCAGCCGGCGGCGGCAGCCGACGCCCATGAGCCAGTGGGACCCGACGGCGCGCCTGTCGTACTGGGCCTTCCACAGCAACCGGCGGCCGGCGTACATGCGCTTCGCGTACCTCCAGCTCGGCTCCGACGCGGACGCCGAGGACGCGGTGGACGCCACCTTCGACTCGATCATGCACGAATGGCTCCGCATGCTGCACATGGACCGCCTCGACGCCTACGCCTGGACCGTGCTGAAACAGCGCATCGTCGACTGGCAGCAGCGCCGCGACCCCCGCCTGCGCCGGCCCGAGCCGATGGACATCAGCGCCTTCGAGGCGGCCCTGAAGGAGGAGCATCCCGACCAGTACGAGGTACTGACCGACACCATCCGCTTCTACCAGGCCGTCTCCCGCCTCGCCGAGCGGCAGCGGGACACCGTGATGCTGCGCTACGGGCTCCAGTGCACCCCGGGCGAGGCCGCCGCCGTGATGGGCGTCGACGAGGCCACCGTCCGCTCGCAGCTCGGCCAGGCCCACCGGCGCCTCGCGCGGCTGCTCGACACTGCTCCCGAATCATGA
- a CDS encoding serine/threonine-protein kinase has product MGPTGSRGNSVPQDEPRKDVVIAGRYRLGKRLGRGGMGTVWQASDELLGRAVAVKELHVGEDGEAAGALREARTVAQIKHPHVVVVHDVVEDDARPYIVMELVEGGSLADRLTTTGPLDTGETARVGLALLGALDAAHERGVLHRDVKPANVLMEAGTGRVVLTDFGIARLAGSTTISETGAFVGSPEYTSPERMQGAAAGPASDLWSLGALLCAALTGESPFHRDSLGGVLHAVVQDEIRPPAQAGPLAPLVRGLLERDPDRRLGAAQAQRMLSAYVTTGSLPVLGPATAAAPDRSAAPAPAGWTPTERATAQTGPAQEAKPRAGLRAGLVAALVVTAVVGAVAVTSLLSRPAGGRDTAQDDRPGPAASATTAPLLPAASPPATPAASPAMATATATTTVTAPAPAPPAPAGKPAPAGYRWVADPAGFGLAVPQGFQRTTDDQRVFYVSPDGAFRIGIKVTSASPGGALAAMRRSDANGPSNNPGYRDGSVVPTTHDGLPAALWEFTWNGFSTAEGPRHTYDLGWDRNGRMYDVWVSAPVGRLAEARAHFDTALDSFAS; this is encoded by the coding sequence ATGGGCCCGACCGGGTCGAGGGGGAACAGCGTGCCGCAGGACGAACCGCGCAAGGACGTCGTGATCGCCGGGCGGTACCGCCTGGGGAAGAGGCTGGGCCGGGGCGGCATGGGGACCGTCTGGCAGGCCTCCGACGAGCTCCTGGGACGTGCGGTCGCCGTGAAGGAACTCCACGTCGGCGAGGACGGGGAAGCGGCGGGGGCGCTGCGCGAGGCCCGGACCGTCGCACAGATCAAGCACCCGCACGTGGTCGTCGTGCACGACGTCGTCGAGGACGACGCCCGGCCGTACATCGTCATGGAACTCGTCGAGGGCGGCTCGCTCGCCGACCGCCTCACCACCACCGGCCCCCTGGACACCGGGGAGACCGCCCGCGTCGGACTCGCCCTGCTCGGCGCCCTGGACGCGGCCCACGAGCGCGGGGTGCTCCACCGCGACGTCAAGCCGGCCAACGTCCTCATGGAGGCGGGCACCGGACGGGTGGTGCTCACCGACTTCGGCATCGCCCGCCTGGCCGGTTCCACCACCATCAGCGAGACCGGCGCATTCGTCGGCTCGCCCGAGTACACCTCTCCCGAACGGATGCAGGGAGCCGCCGCCGGCCCCGCGTCCGACCTGTGGTCCCTGGGCGCCCTGCTGTGCGCCGCGCTGACCGGAGAGTCCCCCTTCCACCGCGACTCGCTGGGCGGGGTCCTGCACGCCGTCGTGCAGGACGAGATCCGCCCGCCCGCACAGGCGGGCCCGCTGGCCCCGCTGGTCCGTGGCCTGCTGGAACGCGACCCCGACCGCCGGCTGGGAGCGGCGCAGGCACAGCGGATGCTGTCGGCGTACGTGACCACCGGCAGCCTCCCCGTCCTCGGCCCCGCCACCGCCGCCGCCCCCGACCGGTCCGCCGCCCCCGCCCCGGCGGGCTGGACGCCGACCGAACGGGCCACCGCGCAGACCGGCCCCGCGCAGGAGGCGAAGCCCCGGGCGGGTCTGCGCGCCGGACTGGTCGCCGCGCTCGTCGTGACGGCCGTCGTCGGCGCCGTGGCCGTGACCTCCCTGCTCTCCCGCCCGGCCGGCGGCCGGGACACCGCGCAGGACGACCGCCCCGGCCCGGCGGCCTCCGCCACGACCGCCCCGCTGCTCCCGGCGGCCTCCCCGCCCGCGACCCCCGCCGCCTCCCCCGCGATGGCGACGGCGACGGCGACCACCACCGTGACCGCGCCCGCACCGGCCCCGCCCGCCCCCGCCGGGAAGCCCGCGCCCGCCGGGTACCGGTGGGTCGCCGACCCGGCGGGCTTCGGCCTCGCAGTGCCCCAGGGCTTCCAGCGCACCACCGACGACCAGCGGGTCTTCTACGTCTCCCCGGACGGCGCGTTCCGGATCGGCATCAAGGTGACGTCCGCGTCGCCGGGCGGAGCGCTCGCCGCGATGCGGCGCTCCGACGCGAACGGACCGTCCAACAACCCCGGTTACCGCGACGGCTCGGTCGTCCCCACCACCCACGACGGACTGCCCGCGGCCCTGTGGGAGTTCACCTGGAACGGCTTCAGCACCGCCGAGGGCCCACGGCACACCTACGACCTGGGCTGGGACCGGAACGGCCGGATGTACGACGTCTGGGTCTCGGCCCCCGTCGGCCGCCTCGCCGAGGCCAGGGCCCACTTCGACACCGCCCTCGACTCCTTCGCGTCCTAG
- the metG gene encoding methionine--tRNA ligase: MARHLITSALPYINGIKHLGNMVGSMLPADVYSRYLRQRGHDVLYICATDEHGTPAELAAKEAGISVAEFCAQAHDAQKAVYDGFELSFDYFGRSSSVQNAEITQHFARQLQANGFIEERAIRQVYSPADGRFLPDRYVEGTCPHCGYDKARGDQCENCTRVLDPTDLIEPRSAISGSTELEVRETKHLFLLQSKLQHEVEAWVARHEEEWPQLASSIARKWLTEGLHDRAITRDLDWGVPVPADTWPELAAEGKVFYVWFDAPIEYIASTKEWADADPAGRDYKSWWYEAEDVRYTQFMAKDNVPFHTVMFPATELGTREPWKKVDYVKAFNWLTYYGGKFSTSQKRGVFTDQALEILPADFWRYFLIANAPESDDSSFTWEHFAATVNKDLGGTLGNFVNRVLTFSRKKFGDEVPAGSPAGEAEAKLGEQIAELLAEYEGHMETLQYRKAAAALRALWSAGNSYLDEKAPWLEVKTDLDAAALTLRTAMNLIHLYSVVSEPFIPASARAMRTAFDLPGDTATWVTPEQARALDAVPAGTPFTVPPVLFARVTEEDLESYRERFGGSPEA; encoded by the coding sequence ATGGCTCGACACCTGATCACCAGCGCGCTTCCGTACATCAACGGGATCAAGCACCTGGGCAACATGGTCGGGTCGATGCTTCCGGCGGATGTGTACTCCCGGTACCTCCGCCAGCGCGGCCACGACGTCCTGTACATCTGCGCCACCGACGAGCACGGCACCCCCGCCGAACTCGCCGCCAAGGAGGCCGGGATCTCGGTCGCCGAGTTCTGCGCGCAGGCCCACGACGCCCAGAAGGCGGTCTACGACGGCTTCGAGCTGTCCTTCGACTACTTCGGCCGCAGCTCCTCCGTGCAGAACGCCGAGATCACGCAGCACTTCGCGCGGCAGCTCCAGGCGAACGGCTTCATCGAGGAGCGGGCGATCCGGCAGGTGTACTCGCCCGCCGACGGCCGCTTCCTGCCGGACCGCTACGTCGAGGGCACCTGTCCGCACTGCGGTTACGACAAGGCCCGCGGCGACCAGTGCGAGAACTGCACCCGCGTCCTCGACCCCACGGACCTGATCGAGCCCCGCTCGGCCATCTCCGGCTCCACCGAGCTGGAGGTCCGCGAGACCAAGCACCTCTTCCTGCTGCAGTCCAAGCTCCAGCACGAGGTCGAGGCCTGGGTCGCGCGCCACGAGGAGGAGTGGCCGCAGCTGGCGTCCTCCATCGCCCGCAAGTGGCTGACCGAGGGCCTGCACGACCGCGCCATCACCCGCGACCTCGACTGGGGCGTCCCGGTCCCGGCCGACACCTGGCCCGAACTGGCCGCCGAGGGCAAGGTCTTCTACGTCTGGTTCGACGCGCCCATCGAGTACATCGCCTCCACCAAGGAGTGGGCGGACGCCGACCCGGCGGGCCGCGACTACAAGTCCTGGTGGTACGAGGCCGAGGACGTCCGCTACACGCAGTTCATGGCCAAGGACAACGTCCCGTTCCACACGGTGATGTTCCCGGCCACCGAGCTCGGCACCCGCGAGCCCTGGAAGAAGGTCGACTACGTCAAGGCCTTCAACTGGCTGACGTACTACGGCGGCAAGTTCTCCACCTCGCAGAAGCGCGGCGTCTTCACCGACCAGGCGCTGGAGATCCTTCCGGCCGACTTCTGGCGCTACTTCCTGATCGCCAACGCCCCCGAGTCCGACGACTCCTCGTTCACCTGGGAGCACTTCGCGGCCACGGTCAACAAGGACCTCGGCGGCACCCTCGGCAACTTCGTCAACCGCGTCCTGACCTTCTCCCGCAAGAAGTTCGGCGACGAGGTCCCGGCCGGCAGCCCCGCCGGCGAGGCCGAGGCCAAGCTGGGCGAGCAGATCGCCGAGCTGCTGGCCGAGTACGAGGGCCACATGGAGACCCTCCAGTACCGCAAGGCCGCCGCCGCGCTGCGCGCCCTGTGGTCCGCGGGCAACTCCTACCTGGACGAGAAGGCCCCCTGGCTGGAGGTCAAGACCGACCTCGACGCCGCCGCGCTGACCCTGCGCACCGCGATGAACCTCATCCACCTCTACTCGGTGGTCTCCGAGCCGTTCATCCCGGCCTCGGCGCGCGCCATGCGCACCGCGTTCGACCTGCCCGGCGACACCGCGACCTGGGTGACCCCGGAGCAGGCGAGGGCGCTGGACGCGGTTCCGGCCGGGACCCCGTTCACCGTGCCGCCGGTGCTGTTCGCCCGTGTCACCGAGGAGGACCTGGAGTCCTACCGCGAGCGCTTCGGCGGTTCCCCGGAGGCCTGA